The following coding sequences lie in one Lolium perenne isolate Kyuss_39 chromosome 2, Kyuss_2.0, whole genome shotgun sequence genomic window:
- the LOC127333616 gene encoding ABC transporter B family member 28: MAISSWSTRLLLSPCRPIPSPSRRRRPSLSATFRAPAPGRRQCLRLSRPPHAYISAPAPGPDAYQSPSLDAAEAAADVAAAISTTDAVTWAGVWALLSQHKARLAISLAALLACTTCTLSMPLFSGRFFETLIGRGSEPLLRLLSKIAVLYTLEPIFTIIFVINMTVIWEKVMGRLRSQIFRRILIQKMVFFDRHKVGELTGLLTSDLGSLKGVVSDNISRDRGLRAFTEITGTLCILFTLSTELAPVLGLLIVSVSVIVAIFKRSTVPTFKSYGIVQAHISDCVSETFSAIRTVRSFGGEKRQISMFDNLALAFQNSGTKLGVLKAANESLTRVVVYVSLMALYILGGSKVSAGKLSIGTMASFIGYTFTLTFAVQGAVNTLGDLRGTFASIERINSILSTKDIDDSLAYGLAKELDNQDSNGAVHEKGTVNKHYMSALKSSSSCSNLAWSGDIHLEDVHFSYPLRSDVDVLNGLDLKIECGKVTALVGSSGAGKSTVVQLLARYYEPTRGRITVAGEDIRVFDKREWSRVVSLVNQDPVLFSASVGENIAYGLPDDVVSKDEIIKAAKAANAHEFIISLPQGYDTLVGERGSLLSGGQRQRIAIARALLKNAPILILDEATSALDTTSERLVQEALDLLMKDRTSLVIAHRLSTVQNAHQIAVCSDGKIIELGTHAELIAEGGSYASLVGTQRLAFE; encoded by the exons ATGGCGATCTCCAGCTGGAGCACGCGCCTTCTCCTCAGCCCCTGCCGCCCCATCCccagccctagccgccgccgccgcccgtccCTCTCCGCCACGTTCCGCGCCCCCGCTCCCGGCCGACGCCAGTGCCTCCGCCTGAGCCGCCCGCCCCATGCGTACATCTCGGCGCCCGCACCCGGCCCCGACGCCTACCAGTCCCCCTCCCTTGACGCCGCAGAGGCGGCGGCCGATGTGGCTGCCGCGATCTCCACTACCGACGCCGTCACCTGGGCTGGCGTCTGGGCCCTCCTGTCGCAGCACAAGGCCCGCTTAGCCATCTCCCTCGCCGCGCTCCTCGCCTGCACCACCTGCACGCTCTCCATGCCGCTCTTCTCAG GGAGGTTCTTCGAAACCCTGATTGGGAGGGGGTCCGAGCCTCTACTAAGGCTCTTGTCCAAAATCGCGGTGTTGTATACGCTGGAGCCGATATTTACCATCATCTTTGTGATTAACATGACGGTGATCTGGGAGAAAGTGATGGGCAGACTGCGGAGCCAGATATTTCGGAGGATTCTGATCCAAAAG ATGGTATTTTTTGATCGTCATAAG GTTGGCGAGTTAACTGGTTTGTTGACATCCGATTTGGGTTCTTTGAAGGGTGTAGTAAGTGACAACATATCAAGAGACCGTGGGCTAAGGGCATTCACTGAG ATCACTGGAACACTGTGTATACTTTTCACGTTATCCACTGAGCTTGCTCCTGTTCTAGGACTCCTCATAGTCTCTGTCTCCGTTATAGTTG CTATTTTCAAGAGGTCAACTGTCCCTACCTTTAAATCATACGGAATTGTCCAAGCACATATATCAGACTGTGTGTCAGAAACATTTTCAGCCATCCGTACT GTTAGGTCATTTGGTGGTGAAAAACgacaaatttctatgtttgacaaCTTG GCACTTGCTTTTCAAAATAGCGGCACAAAACTAGGAGTGCTGAAAGCTGCCAATGAGTCATTGACTCGAGTGGTAGTTTATGTTTCCCTAATGGCGCTTTACATTCTTGGTGGTAGCAAAGTCAGTGCG GGCAAGTTGTCTATTGGAACCATGGCATCTTTTATTGGCTACACATTTACGCTGACCTTTGCT GTTCAAGGAGCAGTTAATACCCTAGGTGATCTGCGTGGGACATTTGCTTCTATAGAAAGAATAAATTCTATTCTGTCAACAAAGGACATTGATGATTCACTTGCATATGGTTTAGCCAAAGAGCTAGACAACCAAGATTCCAATGGCGCGGTGCACGAAAAGGGCACTGTTAACAAACATTACATGTCAGCGCTGAAATCATCCAGCAGCTGTAGTAATCTGGCCTGGTCTGGCGACATTCACCTGGAAG ATGTTCATTTCTCTTACCCACTGAGATCTGATGTGGATGTCTTAAATGGGCTTGACCTTAAGATCGAGTGTGGAAAAGTTACAGCACTTGTGGGCTCTAGTGGTGCTGGGAAAAGCACGGTGGTGCAACTTCTAGCGCGGTATTATGAG CCTACTCGAGGTCGCATCACGGTGGCAGGAGAAGACATTCGTGTATTTGATAAAAGAGAATGGTCTCGAGTTGTATCTCTAGTGAATCAG GACCCTGTCCTATTCTCGGCATCTGTGGGAGAAAACATTGCTTATGGTCTTCCCGATGACGTTGTCTCCAAGGATGAGataataaaagctgctaaagctgccaaTGCTCATGAATTTATCATCTCCCTTCCACAG GGCTACGACACTCTTGTTGGTGAGCGGGGCAGCCTCCTAAGTGGGGGACAAAGACAG AGAATTGCAATTGCACGAGCTCTTCTAAAAAATGCTCCTATTCTAATACTTGATGAG GCTACAAGTGCACTGGACACCACCAGTGAACGGCTTGTGCAGGAAGCTCTTGATCTTTTGATGAAGGATAGGACTTCTTTGGTGATCGCCCACAGATTGAGTACCGTGCAAAATGCGCATCAAATTGCTGTCTGCTCAGATGGCAAGATCATAGAACTTGGGACACATGCTGAACTGATTGCGGAGGGAGGTAGTTATGCATCGCTTGTAGGCACGCAGAGGCTTGCATTTGAGTAA
- the LOC127333617 gene encoding CDGSH iron-sulfur domain-containing protein NEET yields the protein MATPFCAAAFRLTFPPSAPVPGFGSGRARRGVVAVRAEAETAGGSGINPAIRKEEAKVVDTVLAGELSKPLTPYCRCWRSGTFPLCDGSHVKHNKATGDNVGPLLVKK from the exons ATGGCGACCCCGTTCTGCGCCGCCGCGTTCCGCCTAACTTTTCCGCCTTCCGCGCCGGTGCCAGGCTTTGGCAGCGGACGGGCCCGgcgcggcgtggtggcggtgcgcGCGGAGGCGGAGACCGCTGGAGGCAGCGGGATAAACCCGGCCATCAGGAAGGAGGAGGCCAAGGTGGTTGACACCGTCCTGGCCGGGGAGCTCTCCAAGCCGCTCACACCGTACTGCCG GTGCTGGAGATCGGGAACATTTCCACtgtgcgatggaagccatgtgaagCACAACAAAGCCACTGGTGACAATGTGGGCCCCTTGCTTGTTAAGAAGTAG
- the LOC127333618 gene encoding ubiquitin-related modifier 1 homolog, producing MHLTLEFGGGLELLLEKSTKVHKVDVPPMDDEVKATMKGLLSWVKSNLIKERPEMFIKGDSVRPGVLVLINDCDWELCGGLDAELEDKDVVVFISTLHGG from the exons ATGCATCTCACTCTTGAATTCGG GGGCGGTCTGGAGCTGCTCCTGGAGAAATCCACCAAGGTGCACAAGGTGGATGTCCCGCCCATGGACGACGAAGTCAAG GCCACGATGAAAGGGTTGCTCTCTTGGGTGAAGTCCAATTTGATCAAGGAGCGGCCGGAGATGTTCATCAAGGGCGATTCCGT GAGGCCTGGGGTTCTTGTCCTTATAAATGATTGCGACTGGGAATTGTGTGGTGGCCTTGATGCAGAGTTGGAAGATAAGGATGTGGTTGTCTTCATCTCCACACTACACGGTGGTTGA